A genomic window from Quercus lobata isolate SW786 chromosome 10, ValleyOak3.0 Primary Assembly, whole genome shotgun sequence includes:
- the LOC115962422 gene encoding glutathione S-transferase U10-like, producing MAEENKVRLHGMWVSPFVRLVKLALEIKGIEYEYVEEDLKNKSLVLLTYNPIHKKVPVLVVNGKPLVESLIILEYIDETWKNGPRFLPEDPYKRAQIRFWCSFVQKQVFETLMLLLKSDGEAQDKAVKEVSERLSMLEEGIKNIFPEGIQVIDQKNVGLLDLVIVSILGSCKALEEFLGLKLIDPEKTPLLFSWLSALLELPVVKEALLLLPHEKVVGFLKYMRETALKSTSA from the exons atggcGGAGGAAAACAAAGTGAGGCTGCATGGAATGTGGGTTAGTCCTTTTGTTAGACTTGTGAAACTGGCCCTTGAAATTAAAGGTATAGAGTATGAGTACGTGGAAGAAGATTTGAAGAACAAAAGCTTAGTGCTGCTCACTTACAACCCTATCCATAAGAAGGTTCCTGTACTTGTTGTTAATGGAAAACCACTTGTTGAGTCACTCATCATCCTCGAATATATTGATGAAACTTGGAAGAATGGTCCTCGATTTCTACCTGAAGATCCATATAAAAGAGCACAAATTCGCTTCTGGTGTAGCTTTGTTCAAAAACAG GTATTTGAGACCTTGATGTTATTACTCAAATCTGATGGGGAAGCACAAGACAAAGCTGTGAAGGAAGTGTCCGAGAGATTAAGCATGCTTGAAGAGGGAATTAAGAATATTTTTCCGGAGGGGATTCAAGTCATTGATCAGAAGAATGTGGGACTCTTGGACCTTGTAATTGTATCTATACTTGGCTCCTGTAAGGCACTGGAAGAATTCCTTGGTTTGAAGCTTATAGACCCAGAGAAGACCCCCCTTCTATTTTCTTGGCTGTCAGCACTACTTGAGTTACCTGTGGTGAAGGAGGCACTCCTCCTCCTCCCTCATGAAAAGGTGGTGGGGTTTCTCAAATATATGAGAGAGACGGCTCTCAAATCTACTTCAGCTTGA